The window ATGGGGATAAGTATTTTTTCTATGGTGGTTAGCTTGGTTAAATATTGAAAAACTCGAAAGACATGCATATTTGTGAGATACGCTAAAAACCATAACATTTTCTATAGCGATTATTaatgaaataagttttttttcataGCTGAATGACTTATATTTATTGAGTCCGTTTCTTAGCCTcgcaaagaaaaaaataaaataccttTAAAAATCATAGAAAAAGTTCATATTTGGTCTatggaggcatttggaggtaaagttctttgatttttttctcatcgGAGCAAGTTAAGGGCAGCTTTAATTTGAGCATAAGGTTTGATTTTATAATCAATAATCATTATTAGATGAGTTGGAACGAACCTTGCTCAATGTACGGCTATATGTATCCTGCCTATGATTACTCTATGCTGCTTCACCTGCAAATGCAACTCATGCATATGCCGGCGCTTcctttcattgaataaaaccagAGTAATCGAGAAACTATCGAAAATCTTAATCTCTAAAACTCAGAACCCTCTGCATCGTCCATGAAAAATAGCCATAGACACTCCGAGGTGAAAAAGAAATCGAACCGAAAAATGAAGATGCTGAGAAAGcttgtatttatttttgttatataggaaagagaagataatttttccaaaaagaaacaaaagaaagatagaaacatACCCTCCAATATCTTCAAAATGTTCATCCTCCACCTTTACAACGACATGAATGTCCAAACATATTTATAATCTTTCAAAAGTAGAAATATCGATATTAATCCGATCAGCTTTATAGGCAAAATAAAAAGATCGATTAATTTAACGCAGACCTATATTCGGCCCGCAACTATTCAAAAACTCTGCAGCGACTAAATTTTAAACCCGGAAGAGAGCCTCGCCTTTAGAATACTCATAAAGAAGTTTTTACTTTTAGAATTAGCCCTTACCGTCGCCcccatgaaaaaatataaaaaaagccAAAAGAGATAAATCATCAGCTTCGGAAGAAAACTCTTCGACAATCTCAGGAAGAAAGTCTATTAATGATTTCGATAATCTCTATTCAACTCTTCAGTACGGTGAAAAATAGATTCAGAGCAAATGGATAGAAATCAATGTCCATAAATGTATTTGTAGCGAGCCTGACAGTCCTCAATAGTGGCATAAGCGGCCATTTTCGCCTAGAAGCCCACCACTGACACTTTCTTGTTATCGAGGATCTTGTATGTCTCGAAGAAGGCCTTGATCTTGTTGAGGGTCTGCGAGGGGATATCGCTAAGATCCTTGTATCCTGAGTAAATTGGGTCCTTTTCAGGAACACCGATCAACTTGTCATCAACTTCTCCAGTGTCGATCATCCTCATCACTCCCAAGATTCGCACGTCCACCAAGGTTGAAGAGGGGATCTGGAGGCTGGAAATCACCATCACGTCGAGTGGATCGTTGTCAAGACCGATAGTCTTTGGCAAAAATCCGTAGTTGATGGGGAAGACCACCGGAGTTGCTAAGACTCTGTCCAGCTTCAGTAGGCCTGATTCTTCGTCGAGCTCGAATTTTCCATTGGTTCCTTGGGGGATTTCGATGAATCCATTGACGGTGACTGGGGAGTTGACGTTATCTTCGACTCCGTGAAGAGGGTGAACAACGTAAAGGGGCTTTTCGACGGTGAGGCCAGCTCGTTCAGGGTGGCTGTGGTGGTTGAGATGAGAAAGAGCACAGACAACCAGGATAGCTAGGATGCTGAGGGACTGCAGCTTCATTAGAATTATTATGCTTGGAATAGAGGGAATTCGATAAATAAGGATCGTGtctaaagaaaaaacatattttggcatGAGTTACACATGTCCCATACTCCAAACAACTCAATCATCCCCCAAATTAATAAAACCATCGATTTTTCATGTATTAATCAATACAACAAGTTTATTCCCTAATGTAATAAATATTCTACCGTtcttttcacaagaaaaataaaagccaACAATTTAATTTTTGATTCCCAATAAACAGATATTGAAAGCCGATTATTAAAGCTCTTATTCGAGTATTAATCAACACTGATTATTATAAGATGGATTAGGATCTTTAATTGTATAAGATAGTCTTAATCGGCAACTCAGGTACAGGCAAGACGAATATAAGCTCCAGATATATCAAAGGAATATTCCAATAAGGATATCAAGCCTCAGTCGGAGTATAATTTTTCACGAAGACCCTTCCCATCAAAGGAAAAGATATCAAGATTACGCTCTGGGACACAGCCGGACAGGAAAGATACAAGTCGATCGGTAAGGTCTACTACAAGGGAGCGAGGGGAATCCTCGTCGTCTACGACGTCACAGAGCCGCAAACTTATGTAGATATTTAATCATGGATGCGTTTAGCaagtaataataaaataaacaagatTAAACCGTCAATTTAAGCGATATTACCGTCTTTGTCGTCGGAAATAAAGTAGACCTAGAATCGCAACGCAAAGTTCCTTATTAAAGAGTCATCAGAGAGTATAAATAAGAATTTGATGTGGATTGCTGGGAAGTTTCGGCGAAGACTGGAGAGAATATCAACGAAATGTTCAACGCCATGTTCGAAAGTAGATATTACCTTATCAAGAAATCTATCAAAAGAGCATAGAGGTGAAAAGCAGCGTATTCTACGGAGATAGTTAACTCATAGCTTATTCTGAAATGGATAGGGAATCGCAATCCTTTGCCAAGAAACAAGCAATGCCCAAAGAAATGCAACCTATCGGATAAGCTATCGTTGAAGAAGTAGAGGAAAATTTTTCACCTAATCATAAGATGAGTCCGATCGATACGTAAAGCAAAATGACTCTTACGAATTATGACGAACTTCTCAGATTGTAGTAgagcaagaaaaggaagaggtGCTGCCATTGAGGCTTATTTATTCATTCTCACTAACTTATTATAGCATAAACCATCATATTATTGCATTCAAAAGCTCTATCTTCTTGAAAGCTGATTAGAGAAGCAGCTTATCCCCTGGCTTGTGCTTCACGTCCATTTTCTATAGGATTGATTTGGCGTTTGATGcccattctcctttcttctATGAGAGGACCGTATAGAATGAGCTTCTTTCTTTCGATCTCTTCGGTTGCTCCTTTAGGTAATCTTTATAAACTGGCCCTTTGATAGTCGGCAAAGAAGATGCAGCCTTCAGACTGTCTTTCTTTTACTCGTTAGTGGTTAATTTTCTATGTTTCTTTGCTTAAGTTAGGTAGGTAAGGCCCTTCTATCTCTCTTGAAATCTATTCAAGCTTTGTCTCGTCGATTTATTCTCATCTTTTGTAAGTTATTGAGAACTTTTAATAAACTTTCTAGGCCTATGGTTCTACAACACTGAAACACTATACTCCTTTATCTTTTACAAgaactattttttcttgttttatctgAGCCTTTCTTAGAGctatttttccatttcttcttattttatcttttcagcGAAGATacttttttgatgttttttactTACTCGACTCAAGGATTGCTAGAATTTTCGCATCCATTATTATCTTTTCTAGCTAAGGATTTGAAAATAATTCTCCTCATGTTCCTTTATCTAGTTCCAGtcatatttttgtttcatctacTTATACTATCtgattttttgctatttttacTACTATATGGCTTTTAAACTTTGCAGACCTCTTTCGCTCATAATTTCAAATTggtattttttgggtttatGCGCTTGGACGAATTCTTCGCATTTTGCCTTTAATTATGACTCCTTAAGCTTCAGCATCGATTATCTTTGCTTCCTATTTTAGACCTATTTGAGATGGTTTGCCCTCTACCTTTCCAGTCTCTATTTTTTGGCTTTAATTGCTTACTCTTTTATCTGTATTACCCTATGGTCAGCTTATTGTGATTTAATTTCCAACGATCTGTCTAATTATCTCTTGCGTTTTATGGCCTATGCAAGTTGGGATCGCCACTATGGATTTTCTTCGACGTTGACATGATGTTTTACTAATGATCTGCTCCCTTTGAGCATGCTATTCTGTTGCCTGATGAGTTAGTTTTACTATTTTAACACTTCGTTTAATGCCTCTATCgcatgtttctttttcaatttgatCTCGTTTTTATTGATTTATGCGATTTCCTCGATCTTCGGGGGTACTTTTGGCTAGTTTATGTATGACGTTTTATTTTTGCTGATCTTGGTTTGGCCCGTCTCGATCTCAAAGAACAATTTGGACTGTATGAGGTTGTTATATTTTGCgttgatttcttttaatttcatcttCTTGTCCGCTCTTCCCAAGAAATAGTCATGATGGGGTCCCGAGCTCATCACAAACTAAACCTAATCTACCATTTCCTTTATGCTCTTTGCCACTTCCTTTTcgattttctttctcttctggATATCCTCCTACGAAGGGATTGGAGGGGTGGGTTCCAGGGTTATCATTGCTTAAATATATTTATCAAGCAATATAATTAGAAAATCATCTCTCTAAAAATAATCACAACCAATTTTTTGCAAATAAGCCAGATGATTATTTTAGATGAAAGACGGATTATTTAACTAAGGTGATATTATGTATGGGTTTGATTATGTGACGGTTATTTATGATAATTTTAAAGAATGAACAAATAAAACTCAATGGGCGTCGATAACGAACTTTCCACCGAAATAAACGAATCCACCAAGAGCTATTCGAGCCGCTTCAGACAGCTAAAAGCCATAAAATCAAACCCCAAGTGCAAATACGCCGACGTCTTGCCCTTCCGCCTAGAGAAAGCTGCAATAgtcattcaaaaattttggagattCAGACAAGTCCTGAAGAAAAAATTCTACGAATCCCTTCTGGAGGAGTTGTAGGAGAGTAACTAGATCTTGTAGTTTCAAAACAATACGATCGATAACTTGATCTAGGTATATGAAAAAGATTGCAATCAGCTTGAGTCCTACTTTTAATCAAGTGGTAAGGCGGCCATAGATCATGTGGATAGGCAGGCGAACGGAATGATAAAATAGATGGCGATAATGACATTcaagatgcaaaagaaaatcattgaCGATGCGTAAATTAATGATCTTTTCCAGCAATACGAGGAgctcaaatataaaaataaggcCCTCTAGTCAGAAAAATAAgagttaaaaatgaaattgagTGGAGAATTGCATTTGGAATAAGAGTAATTtctaagaaaaattaaagaatagaATTTGAATCTGCTCCGAATCTCGAAACAAAAAAACTAGGCCTAGAAGTAAATGAGGCAAAAATTGATAGAAACCTGCAAGACAGAAATGAAACTATGAGAAAATATGAttatttttcaatcattttcaatATTAGCGTATGATTGTTTTCGATTATTGGAAAATCCATGGAATAACTGGCTTTTGTTGTTGGGGTTCTATTAATCGAAAAGACCGTTTACTTTAGATCATATTAAAAATGAAGTTAGTGCTCTTCCTCCTAGGCTTGGTTCTCATCAACTCACAACCCACTTGCTGCGACAGGAATACACTCTCTGTTATGGGAGCAGGGACTGTCTCAGCTGAACCTGATATTGCCCAATTCACTGTCTCAGCGAGCGCTACCGAGGAAACCAGCACGCTCGCCCTGTCAGCCGTCAACGATATTATCAACCAAGTGATTGCCGTCCTCACTGCAAAGAACATTCCGAAGGCAAACTATACAACCCAGGGTGTCAGCCTATACCCCCAATACAACTACAACGTGGTCAGGTAAGGAATTCTAGAAGGACAGCAGGCAAGCCAGACTCTTACGATAACGGTGGGAAATCTGATCCAAAACAAACAATTAATCGGTCAGCTCGTTACCGCTTTGGCTGAGGTGAATAATATAACACTAAGTGGACTTTCATTTTCCAATTCCAACCAGGAATTGATCAAGCGGCAAGCCAGAGCTTCAGCTATCGCTGATGCGATCGCCAAAGGGAAGCAGTATAGTATTTTAACAGGAAAAGCCCTGGGAACAGTCAAAAAGATCGCTGATCTGAACGGTGACAGCTATTCACCCTTCTATTCCGACGTAGGACTTTTCAACCTGAAGCTTCAGGCACTCCAAGTGCCTTACGATAAGGTGACAGCTAGCGCAAGCGTCCAGGTTAACTGGAATCTATCATATTGAGATATAATGATTTCTATAGATCTTATATTCGAAAAACATAGTTTCGAAAAGTATAATAATATGGATATTCCAAAAGCCTTGATCACATTCATCCTCCTCGCCCTTGCAGTGCAGGCCCAGCTCATTCCAGGCACCAACACAGCCGCCCCCTTGACGGGAGCTAAACTCCTTCAATCACTATCCTCCTCAGCTTCCCCGCCCATCGTCAGCTCCACTTCCACAACCACTACCAGATCAACTTCCTCATCTTCCCCCCTGTTTCCACGACCTCCACTACCAGATCCACCACCTATTCCCCTCCCACCTCCATCCCATCTTCCATCCCATCTTCGTCTTCATCCTTCCCCTCATCCTCAGCCTCCTCTTCCTACTACATCCAAGATCAGCCTTGCTGCACAGATCAAACAGTCAGCGTCTCTGGAACAGCTACGGGTGATTTTCCTCCTGATACTGCCGTTCTCAACATGCAGATCATGGTGGGTGGTGATACCGTCAGCAGCGCTGTTGCTTAGCTTACCTCTAAAATGAATACAGTCATTACTATCCTCAATGCCAACGGTCTCAATACCAACAGTTACCGACCCTCTTCCCTAATCGTATACCCAAATGTTACATTGGTCGAAGGAGTCTCAACTGTGGTGGGTCAAATCGCTTCTGAAAGCTTGCTAATCAGCATTCCCGTCATTAATTCCAATGGATCTAACATCGCCAAGTTGATTGATTCTTTAGCAGCCGTTAACGGTATCATCTTGAACGGACTTACCTATCAAATCTCAGACATGACAACCGAATTGGCAGATGTAAGGGCAAAGGCTTACAAAAATGCTCAATCAAAGGCTAAAGACTATACTTCAGCTCTTCAGCTTTGCCTAGGACAAGTGGTCAGCATCACCGATAGCTACAGCGCTTCCCCAACCGTCACCAAAACTATGGAAGCGAGCATAACACCCTCAAGTCAGGGCGGCCCCACCCCAACCACAATCTTCATTGGCACCGTCCCCGTCAGTTACTACATTGACATAGTTTACGCTTTTGGTTGATTACATATTTCATCATTATCTTGCATATACTTTTGCCAATAAACATCATACAcatattcttctttttaattgATAAGTACTTTCTTCTAATAATATCACCGATGAGCTAAATACATAGGGTAAATTATGCTAATTTAAAGCATCACAGAGAGATGCTGAGGGAACAGATTGATCCAAGAGTCATTTAGACTATTGAGATCGACAAAAATCCAAGCCAGAATTATAAAAACGCCTTTAAGGCTGTTTATTTTGATGAGCTTGAAAAGACCCTTCAGTTCCAAGAAGAAAAACGATTCAGAGAGAAAAATAACTTACAAATGACGCCCATAGTGAGACAAAATGAAGGCTCCTTATATAAGAATCCTTCCTTACCGAACCTTAAATACTCCATGATACCCCTGCAAACTTACAACACCAATGCCCAGTATTCGCCATATAAGGAGCCGAACAAGCTAGGCTTCAAGGATTATGACGAGGAACGTCATAGAAAATTCGACCATTTAATTGAGGGCGGTTATGATGGCGGCCAATCTTTCTTCAGGTCTCAAGACCAATATCAAAAAAGGAAGCAGGAGGAGAGCAAAATGATGAAAGATTGCCTGCTGACGCAGCTTCAACAGAAATAAAATCGGAGATTCCAAGAATTTCAGGTGCAAAGTCAAGAGACGTAAGTTTTGAAGGAAAACCGAAGAAGACAACAATAGTATGAGGCTGTTAGAGCTGGACGGTAAAGGATGGAGCATTTGATGATGGGAGAGTAGCTAAAACAGCAAGCTGAGATGTAAAGGCTAAAAAAGAATCACAAGTCATATTTTGAGCTGAATAACATCGGAAGACACAATCCCATCACCAATCCGATTGAGTATCACATAGACAATCCCTATATTTTGCAGAAGTACACAGCTAAGTCGAAAAATCAGCAAACCTACCAACAATATCAACCTCAACAGAATCAATACGAAGGAAGTCAACGCTCACAAGAGGAATGCACGCAAAAATGATCAACATTTGCCTTCTTTATTGCAAATTCAGCTTTATCATTTACAATTATTGACACgtttcaattttgttgattaatCATTAATCTAACTAAAGCTGACCAAGAAATCTATCAAAAAAGCCAAAGATTTCAAATCTCTTTGATCCTTTGAATCCTTTCCCCAATCTCTAAATAAATTCTTGATGGTATTTGAATGATTGATGATGATGTTGGTATGATCATTTGCATCCCTTGATGTTCCACTTGTTGATCTGAGCAACCCAGCAAATGCAAGGCCAGCAGTCGCTTCCCATGGAGGCAAAGTATTTCATGCAGTCAAGGTCAGCAGGGACATCGGCTCCCTTCTCATGGGCAGCCTTCTCGCAGACGGGGTAGGCCTTGTTGATGTCGTCAATGCAGAGCACCTCAAGGTCGTGGGGGCAATCGGCCTTGCGGAAGTTGGAAGTGAATGCGATGGCAGCCAAAGCGAAGATCAGGATGATCAACTTCATGTTTGTAGATTTATTATTATAAACGTAGAAATGCACAGGATTTTAAACGAGCCTAACAGTAGCATTAGAAATATAAGCAATAAAGCACAGAAATATTAATTGGAATGAAATCA of the Nymphaea colorata isolate Beijing-Zhang1983 unplaced genomic scaffold, ASM883128v2 scaffold0738, whole genome shotgun sequence genome contains:
- the LOC116245556 gene encoding uncharacterized protein LOC116245556 is translated as MKLQSLSILAILVVCALSHLNHHSHPERAGLTVEKPLYVVHPLHGVEDNVNSPVTVNGFIEIPQGTNGKFELDEESGLLKLDRVLATPVVFPINYGFLPKTIGLDNDPLDVMVISSLQIPSSTLVDVRILGVMRMIDTGEVDDKLIGVPEKDPIYSGYKDLSDIPSQTLNKIKAFFETYKILDNKKVSVVGF